A genomic segment from Candidatus Zixiibacteriota bacterium encodes:
- a CDS encoding HNH endonuclease — protein sequence MHEKYPNQSIFERDKFKCQYCDLDASKDFKMWWTANLSIDHVVPKSKGGTDDPSNLVVACHSCNLFKGSASCSNIEEARDVVAERKEQARMWFRKHVTKEEA from the coding sequence ATGCATGAGAAATACCCTAATCAGTCAATCTTCGAGCGAGACAAGTTCAAGTGCCAGTATTGTGATCTTGACGCATCAAAAGACTTCAAGATGTGGTGGACAGCTAATCTCAGCATCGACCATGTTGTGCCGAAGAGTAAGGGCGGCACCGATGATCCGTCGAATCTGGTAGTGGCGTGTCATTCATGCAATCTCTTCAAGGGGTCTGCGTCATGTTCAAACATCGAAGAGGCGCGAGATGTCGTTGCGGAGAGAAAAGAGCAGGCCAGGATGTGGTTCAGGAAGCACGTCACAAAGGAAGAAGCTTAG